One part of the Cetobacterium somerae ATCC BAA-474 genome encodes these proteins:
- a CDS encoding DUF1934 family protein, giving the protein MAKIIINSTDSFGENISQKMIAKKVIENDVTIFTYDNKYGKGEIRISPYSTEILKFGEIQSKLLIKPEVKTNFIYKTSYFNKNFTVLCKKYVYSENKLTIAYVIYDNNIEINQLEIEIIEVQ; this is encoded by the coding sequence ATGGCTAAGATTATTATTAACAGTACTGATTCTTTTGGAGAAAACATTTCTCAAAAAATGATTGCAAAAAAAGTGATTGAAAACGATGTCACTATTTTTACTTATGATAATAAATATGGTAAAGGCGAGATAAGAATATCCCCTTACTCTACTGAAATACTGAAGTTTGGAGAGATTCAAAGTAAACTTTTAATTAAACCAGAAGTTAAAACAAATTTTATTTATAAAACTTCTTACTTCAATAAAAATTTTACAGTTTTATGTAAAAAATATGTTTATTCTGAAAATAAGTTGACAATTGCCTATGTTATATATGATAATAATATAGAGATAAACCAATTAGAGATTGAAATAATTGAAGTACAATAA
- the mutL gene encoding DNA mismatch repair endonuclease MutL: MGIIKILDESLSNMIAAGEVVENPASLVKELLENSLDANSKYIKIDVKNGGKNIKFTDDGKGMSREDLLLCIERHATSKISSKDDLFNLNTYGFRGEALSSIAAVSKMTIATKRKEDSSGYSISVTAGKITNLKDTQKSTGTEIEINNLFFNTPARLKFLRKDTTENTKIKEIVLQEALANPNVSIILVIDGKENIRTSGTGIENTIIEIFGVSTLKNLKPVEFGYIGNLSLTRSTKDFIFTFVNNRPVKAKIIEEALIDGYYTHLMRGKYPFAIVNLKVDPKSIDVNVHPSKKIIKFSDENKIYHDIYSITESELNFDKNFNMPTFEVKKENLNFENIKISEDSKKPFENFEINDIKREIEIKKENKSSLEKKNNSVINKENFLNFQTETKFIPTKSEVTTLQLETEELNVSLDVPIKEPDAPLKSTISDSSIENKSLISSDEVIYFDNLKTNIKIIGQFSNSFILVEQDGDLIVYDQHIVHERILYEKLKQEYAQHKISSQALLVPIKISLTLKQIEILKEKLNFFEDFGFEIDQFNDMEFLIRAVPVLDTKDSFENIFFEVLEGITKVNSKNEVIESMIISMSCRSAIKANEKLSISEMEKLIWELHKIGRFTCPHGRPITFKISLLDMEKGFKRK; encoded by the coding sequence TTGGGAATTATTAAAATTTTAGACGAATCTTTATCTAATATGATTGCTGCTGGAGAAGTAGTTGAAAATCCTGCTAGTTTAGTTAAGGAGCTTTTAGAAAACTCTTTAGATGCCAATAGTAAATATATAAAAATAGACGTTAAAAATGGCGGTAAAAATATTAAATTTACTGATGATGGAAAAGGAATGAGTAGAGAAGACTTGCTTCTTTGTATTGAACGTCATGCTACCAGTAAAATTTCATCTAAAGATGATCTTTTTAATTTAAATACTTATGGTTTTAGAGGCGAAGCTCTTTCATCCATAGCTGCTGTTTCTAAAATGACTATTGCAACAAAACGAAAAGAAGATTCTTCTGGATATTCAATCAGTGTTACAGCTGGTAAAATAACAAATTTAAAAGATACTCAAAAAAGTACTGGTACAGAAATTGAAATAAATAATCTTTTTTTTAATACTCCAGCTAGATTAAAATTCTTAAGAAAAGATACAACTGAAAATACAAAAATTAAAGAAATTGTTTTACAAGAAGCGTTAGCCAATCCCAATGTTTCTATAATACTTGTTATTGATGGTAAAGAAAATATTCGTACTAGTGGTACTGGAATTGAGAATACTATCATTGAGATTTTTGGAGTTTCAACACTTAAAAATTTAAAACCTGTTGAATTTGGATATATTGGAAATCTTTCTTTAACAAGATCTACAAAAGATTTTATTTTCACATTTGTTAATAATAGACCTGTAAAAGCTAAAATTATTGAAGAAGCTTTAATCGATGGTTACTATACTCATTTAATGAGAGGAAAATATCCATTTGCCATAGTTAACTTAAAAGTAGATCCTAAATCTATTGATGTTAATGTTCATCCTTCAAAAAAAATCATCAAATTCTCTGATGAAAATAAAATTTATCATGACATTTACTCAATTACAGAGTCTGAATTAAATTTTGATAAGAATTTTAATATGCCTACTTTTGAGGTAAAAAAAGAAAATTTAAACTTTGAAAATATAAAAATTTCTGAAGATTCAAAAAAACCTTTTGAAAATTTTGAAATTAATGATATAAAAAGAGAGATTGAAATAAAAAAGGAAAATAAATCTTCTTTAGAAAAAAAGAATAATTCAGTTATTAATAAAGAAAATTTTTTAAACTTTCAAACAGAAACGAAGTTTATTCCGACTAAAAGTGAAGTAACTACTCTCCAATTAGAAACTGAAGAATTAAATGTTTCTCTAGATGTACCTATTAAAGAGCCTGATGCTCCACTTAAAAGTACTATTAGTGATTCTTCTATTGAAAATAAATCTTTGATTTCTTCTGATGAAGTAATCTATTTTGATAATTTAAAAACTAATATAAAAATAATTGGACAATTCTCTAACTCTTTTATATTAGTTGAACAAGATGGTGATCTTATAGTTTATGACCAGCATATTGTTCATGAAAGAATTCTTTATGAAAAATTAAAACAAGAGTATGCACAACATAAAATATCTTCACAAGCTTTATTAGTTCCTATTAAAATTTCACTAACATTAAAACAAATAGAGATTTTAAAAGAGAAATTAAATTTCTTTGAAGATTTTGGATTTGAGATTGATCAATTTAATGATATGGAGTTTTTGATTAGAGCTGTTCCTGTGTTAGATACTAAAGATTCTTTCGAAAATATTTTTTTTGAAGTTTTAGAAGGAATTACTAAAGTAAATTCTAAAAATGAAGTTATCGAAAGTATGATTATTTCAATGTCTTGTCGAAGCGCAATTAAAGCTAATGAAAAATTATCTATTTCTGAAATGGAGAAACTTATTTGGGAGTTACATAAAATTGGACGATTTACTTGTCCTCACGGAAGACCAATAACTTTTAAAATAAGTTTATTGGATATGGAGAAGGGATTTAAAAGAAAATGA
- a CDS encoding tetratricopeptide repeat protein: MRYLHLLILTIMLGIKSFSYNVDDYIFFNKALEANKKEDYKNSLFYYEIYQKNFPYSYPLTSNYAKYYIAKNYMDMKKYDEALLFFSRAVYVPESYVKQEFKKTNYFQYRRDYNVARIYQLKNDKSQSIEYYKRLVTDYYDPQLEPYEKKALKFLEKTNEKYRYIYEIKYQNNLKLINKLEKNELLNLANYFYEKKEYEKTVEILDKLGSYNEKKVNQKIIYLESLLKLDANKKVIELTKDAQVGEANFLFIRAVAYEQNKDYSRAIFNYEKIQDIKLKDRAAFRIGRIYYKIEDYTKAREVLEKTNQKNERIDSLLLDVYIKLQNRKKFIELYDRFKNKYPENPKTGLYYMVYTKLMERDSNSWQLANYNIFFASNYVVRNYMNSITDFEIKNTYKEEVLKDALTQIGALKNPELLELAVQSNNFDLDTETIQDKITIMNSYIESKFYKESFKKVNTFRREFYRYRNLLHYVYPKYYREEVQNTRKKYLVPQSLIYTVMYIESGFDNENNKFEKLGLMGIPKKLVENKDEYYYNPQINIDTGTEILKKIYDKHNGMILKTLIEYIYGEKVLKGLNFELDGDLKLETIVDEKFQTEIEEIVYTYAFYSAIYN; the protein is encoded by the coding sequence ATGAGATATTTACATCTACTTATATTAACAATAATGCTTGGAATTAAAAGTTTTTCCTATAATGTTGATGATTATATATTTTTTAATAAAGCTTTAGAAGCTAACAAAAAAGAGGACTATAAAAATAGTTTGTTTTATTATGAAATTTATCAAAAAAACTTTCCTTATTCTTATCCATTAACGAGTAATTATGCAAAATATTATATAGCAAAAAATTATATGGATATGAAAAAATATGATGAAGCACTTTTGTTTTTTAGTAGAGCAGTATACGTGCCCGAAAGTTATGTAAAACAAGAGTTTAAAAAAACAAATTATTTTCAATATAGAAGAGATTACAATGTTGCTAGAATATATCAATTAAAAAATGATAAAAGTCAATCAATTGAATATTATAAAAGATTAGTAACTGATTATTATGATCCTCAATTAGAGCCTTATGAGAAAAAAGCTTTAAAGTTTTTAGAGAAAACTAATGAAAAATATAGATATATTTATGAAATAAAATATCAAAATAATTTAAAATTAATTAATAAATTAGAGAAAAATGAGTTGTTAAATTTAGCAAATTATTTTTATGAAAAAAAAGAGTATGAAAAAACAGTTGAAATTTTAGATAAATTAGGTAGCTATAATGAGAAGAAAGTAAACCAAAAAATAATTTACTTAGAGAGTTTATTAAAGTTAGATGCAAATAAAAAAGTTATAGAGCTGACAAAAGATGCACAAGTAGGAGAAGCAAATTTTTTATTTATAAGAGCTGTTGCTTATGAACAAAATAAAGATTATTCAAGAGCTATTTTTAACTATGAAAAAATACAAGATATAAAACTTAAGGATCGGGCAGCTTTTAGAATTGGAAGAATTTATTATAAGATAGAAGATTATACTAAAGCTAGAGAAGTTTTGGAAAAAACAAATCAAAAAAATGAAAGAATAGATTCTTTGCTATTAGATGTATATATAAAATTACAAAATAGAAAAAAATTTATTGAGTTATACGATAGATTTAAAAATAAATATCCAGAAAATCCTAAGACAGGATTATATTATATGGTCTATACAAAACTTATGGAAAGAGATAGTAATTCATGGCAATTGGCAAATTATAATATATTTTTTGCAAGTAATTATGTTGTTAGAAACTATATGAACTCTATAACAGATTTTGAGATAAAAAATACATATAAAGAAGAAGTGTTAAAAGATGCTTTAACTCAAATTGGAGCGTTAAAAAACCCTGAATTATTAGAATTGGCTGTTCAAAGTAATAATTTTGATTTAGATACGGAAACTATCCAAGATAAAATTACAATAATGAATAGTTATATTGAGAGTAAATTTTATAAAGAATCTTTTAAAAAAGTTAATACATTTAGAAGAGAGTTTTATAGATATAGAAATTTATTACACTATGTTTATCCTAAATATTATAGAGAGGAAGTTCAAAATACTAGAAAAAAATACTTAGTACCACAATCATTAATTTATACAGTTATGTACATAGAAAGTGGTTTTGATAATGAAAATAATAAATTTGAAAAACTTGGATTAATGGGTATACCAAAAAAATTAGTCGAAAATAAAGATGAATATTATTATAACCCACAAATTAATATAGATACAGGAACAGAGATATTAAAAAAAATATATGATAAGCATAATGGAATGATTTTAAAAACATTGATTGAGTACATCTACGGAGAAAAGGTTTTAAAAGGTTTAAACTTTGAATTAGATGGAGATTTAAAGTTAGAAACAATAGTGGATGAAAAATTTCAAACTGAAATAGAAGAGATAGTTTACACATACGCATTTTATAGTGCAATATATAATTAG
- a CDS encoding toxin-antitoxin system YwqK family antitoxin: protein MLKKISVVFYLMSQLAFGNYSQVDYSKILNKNGKIFVKKTGSPLTGMVTFQKDREFYKNGVPEGKWLSFYTNGNIKSIENWKNGELNGKYVLYSEDGHKTFQTYYLKGKDHGLFKLFHENGNPHIIGKFYNGQAIGIWNYYSKSGKLVGKRDYTLNIDHFDQTN, encoded by the coding sequence ATGTTAAAAAAAATATCAGTAGTTTTTTATTTAATGTCTCAGTTAGCTTTTGGAAACTATTCACAAGTAGATTATTCTAAAATTTTAAACAAAAATGGAAAAATTTTCGTCAAAAAAACTGGAAGTCCTCTTACTGGAATGGTGACTTTTCAAAAAGATAGAGAGTTTTATAAAAATGGAGTTCCAGAAGGGAAGTGGTTATCTTTTTATACTAACGGAAATATAAAATCCATAGAAAATTGGAAAAATGGAGAGTTAAATGGAAAATATGTCTTGTATAGTGAAGATGGGCATAAAACATTTCAAACATATTATTTAAAAGGAAAAGATCATGGACTATTTAAATTATTTCATGAAAATGGAAATCCACATATAATAGGTAAGTTTTATAATGGCCAAGCAATTGGAATTTGGAATTATTATAGTAAAAGTGGAAAATTAGTAGGTAAAAGAGACTATACTTTAAATATAGATCATTTTGATCAAACAAATTAA
- the rlmH gene encoding 23S rRNA (pseudouridine(1915)-N(3))-methyltransferase RlmH yields the protein MNINIICVGKIKEKYILDGIQEFAKRMQAFGKLKIFELKEDGNDSNRNMSIEKESKSILETLEKNKGFKILLDIQGKNFSSEDMASQIEKIGLNGDSTINFIIGGSYGVSEDIRKSADLRLSFSKMTFPHQLMRLILIEQIYRWFSIIKNTKYHK from the coding sequence ATGAATATAAATATTATATGTGTTGGTAAAATTAAAGAAAAATATATTTTAGATGGTATACAAGAGTTTGCTAAACGAATGCAAGCTTTTGGTAAATTAAAAATTTTCGAATTAAAAGAGGATGGTAACGATTCAAATAGAAATATGTCTATAGAAAAAGAATCAAAATCCATTCTTGAAACTTTAGAAAAAAATAAAGGATTTAAAATCCTTTTAGATATTCAAGGGAAGAATTTTTCTTCTGAAGATATGGCTTCACAAATTGAAAAAATAGGTCTTAATGGAGACAGTACTATCAACTTTATTATTGGTGGTTCTTATGGTGTTTCAGAAGATATTAGAAAATCTGCTGACTTAAGGCTAAGTTTTTCAAAAATGACTTTCCCGCATCAATTAATGAGATTAATTTTAATTGAGCAAATTTACAGATGGTTTAGCATTATAAAAAATACTAAATATCATAAGTAG
- a CDS encoding CidA/LrgA family protein, with the protein MLYEFLIILSINYLGVILEKIFHLPTPGTVNGLILLFIFLSLKIVKLNSIKNVGEFFIANMIITFIPPSVKLLDVIDILKTDFFKLIFLLILTTLITMVVTALCVDFMMRGKK; encoded by the coding sequence TTGTTATATGAATTTCTTATTATTTTAAGTATTAACTACTTGGGAGTTATCCTAGAAAAGATTTTTCATCTTCCTACTCCTGGAACAGTTAATGGTTTAATTCTTTTATTTATTTTTCTTTCTTTAAAGATAGTAAAATTAAATAGTATTAAAAATGTTGGTGAATTTTTTATTGCAAATATGATCATAACTTTTATTCCACCTAGTGTTAAACTTTTAGATGTTATTGATATTTTAAAAACTGACTTTTTTAAATTAATTTTTTTACTTATATTAACAACTTTAATTACAATGGTTGTTACTGCTTTATGTGTAGACTTCATGATGAGGGGGAAAAAATAA
- a CDS encoding STAS-like domain-containing protein yields the protein MKIKLKRYFNSSMLVNPDKAKSFCDKLKEILKKEEEVVLDFAGIQATTLVFLFVLFTNLWNEYGKDLKNKLTIKNGSQGLFKQMIYLKENYKELKSKFLGVHQNFEIAYIG from the coding sequence ATGAAAATAAAATTAAAAAGATACTTCAATAGTTCAATGCTAGTAAATCCGGATAAAGCTAAAAGCTTTTGTGATAAATTAAAAGAGATTTTAAAAAAAGAGGAGGAAGTTGTCTTAGATTTTGCTGGAATTCAAGCAACGACTTTAGTGTTTTTATTTGTACTTTTTACTAATTTATGGAATGAATATGGAAAAGATTTAAAAAATAAATTAACAATAAAAAATGGTTCTCAAGGCCTATTTAAGCAAATGATATATTTAAAAGAAAACTATAAAGAACTAAAATCAAAGTTCTTAGGTGTTCACCAAAATTTTGAAATAGCTTATATTGGATAA
- a CDS encoding tetratricopeptide repeat protein, whose product MKKILLISATALIFFSCTNLQTQLPTQSKVVVPSVKNPVLQQDNFFLNESGVAYLYDLIQRDSSTNAIREYLPSQMMAPMEVYAGETLIVNNINADRVKIISSPIKNDFTFNISGNSLNFNSLYQGEYIAEIYKGFTYVGTVKIKNKLKYNFTEKDNYDIILNSYNNKNLDLLVKSAQLYLIAFPTNSKQKDVAFMVLNLGSANGNQLLINKEIRYLKENFSLNEDEKIKLLAFEEKSSDGSFIINNYYLDYNRSNLKLNTEIMRAIQRKNNATADELQFLENFYGDSQSTELALLIGNLYMQKGDSDKGNYYLSLAGSSSNLNSNFSNLTTPTSENSILSSNNIGEDEVVTSVSPSDSSKNITNGIDALNRKSYSEALIFFNKAESSSTNISEVSFYRGKTYFSMNNFDKALSDFDKVTTPGENTSELYYYLGVIYHKKGDIEKAKDYLRKSRENNPSSTWGRKSSIYLLKL is encoded by the coding sequence ATGAAAAAAATACTTTTAATTTCTGCAACAGCTTTAATTTTTTTTAGTTGTACTAATCTTCAAACACAACTTCCTACTCAAAGCAAAGTTGTTGTTCCTAGTGTAAAAAATCCAGTTTTACAGCAAGATAACTTTTTTCTTAATGAATCTGGTGTAGCTTATTTATATGATCTTATACAAAGAGATTCATCAACAAATGCTATTCGTGAATATCTTCCATCTCAAATGATGGCACCTATGGAGGTTTATGCAGGAGAAACTTTAATTGTTAACAACATTAATGCTGACAGAGTTAAGATAATTTCTTCTCCTATAAAAAATGATTTTACATTTAATATTAGTGGAAATAGTTTGAATTTTAATAGTCTTTATCAAGGTGAATATATTGCTGAGATTTATAAAGGATTCACATATGTTGGTACTGTTAAGATAAAAAATAAATTGAAATATAATTTTACTGAGAAAGATAATTATGATATAATTTTAAACAGCTACAATAATAAAAATTTAGATCTATTGGTAAAAAGTGCCCAGTTATATCTAATTGCTTTTCCAACAAACAGCAAACAAAAAGATGTAGCCTTCATGGTACTTAATTTAGGTTCTGCAAATGGAAATCAACTTTTAATTAATAAAGAGATTCGATATTTAAAAGAAAACTTCTCTCTTAATGAAGACGAGAAAATAAAACTTCTAGCTTTTGAAGAAAAGTCTAGCGATGGAAGTTTTATTATTAATAACTATTATTTAGATTACAACAGAAGTAATTTAAAATTAAACACTGAAATAATGAGAGCTATTCAACGTAAAAATAATGCTACTGCAGATGAATTACAATTCTTAGAAAATTTTTACGGTGACTCACAAAGTACAGAACTAGCCTTATTAATTGGAAATTTATACATGCAAAAAGGAGACAGTGATAAAGGAAATTACTATTTAAGCTTAGCTGGTTCATCTTCTAACTTGAATTCTAATTTTTCAAACTTAACTACTCCAACATCAGAGAACTCTATTTTATCTTCTAATAACATAGGTGAAGATGAAGTTGTTACATCTGTATCACCTTCTGATTCTTCTAAAAATATTACAAATGGAATAGATGCTCTTAATCGTAAAAGTTATAGTGAAGCTTTAATATTCTTTAACAAAGCTGAAAGCAGTTCAACAAATATCTCTGAAGTTAGCTTCTATCGTGGTAAGACATACTTTTCAATGAATAATTTTGATAAAGCCTTATCTGATTTTGATAAAGTTACTACTCCAGGTGAAAATACATCTGAGTTATATTATTACTTAGGAGTTATCTATCATAAAAAAGGAGATATTGAAAAAGCAAAAGATTACTTAAGAAAATCTAGAGAAAATAATCCAAGTAGTACTTGGGGTAGAAAAAGTAGCATATATTTATTGAAACTATAA
- the lysS gene encoding lysine--tRNA ligase: MEKYFDRVGKERLVMEQWEKIKEIEALGVYPFGKKYDKVHMIGDLLKSSPETETTFKTAGRIMGFREQGKAVFAHIEDQTGKIQVYIRQDQIGEEAFEIVKKLGVGDIIGVEGTLFMTQKGELTLRVSQVELLSKNVRALPEKFHGLTDVETRYRKRYLDLIMNRDVKETFMKRVRIINGIREFLNKKGFLEVETPMMHPIVGGAAARPFITHHNALDMELYLRIAPELYLKRLIIGGFDKVYEINRNFRNEGISTRHNPEFTMMELYQAYADYNDMMDLTESLFQYLATEVLGATKIEYNGKEIDLGKFYRIHMVDMIKDITGADFWQNLTVEEAKALAKQHHVEIADHMTSVGHIINEFFEQKCEEHIVQPTFIYGHPVEISPLAKRNAQDSRFTDRFELFIDAREYANAFSELNDPADQRGRFEAQVEEALLGNDEATAVIDDDYIEALEYALPPTGGLGIGIDRAIMLLTGSPSIRDVVLFPQMKRRD; the protein is encoded by the coding sequence ATGGAAAAATACTTTGACAGAGTTGGAAAAGAACGTCTTGTTATGGAGCAATGGGAAAAAATAAAAGAGATTGAAGCTCTTGGAGTTTACCCGTTCGGAAAAAAATATGATAAAGTTCATATGATTGGAGATCTTTTAAAATCATCTCCTGAAACAGAGACAACTTTTAAAACAGCAGGAAGAATTATGGGATTCAGAGAGCAAGGTAAAGCCGTATTTGCTCACATTGAAGACCAAACTGGAAAAATCCAAGTTTATATTAGACAAGATCAAATTGGAGAAGAGGCTTTTGAAATAGTTAAGAAATTAGGTGTTGGAGACATTATTGGTGTTGAAGGTACTTTATTTATGACTCAAAAAGGTGAGTTAACTTTAAGAGTTTCTCAAGTTGAGTTACTATCAAAAAATGTTAGAGCACTTCCTGAAAAGTTCCACGGTCTTACAGACGTTGAAACTAGATATAGAAAAAGATATTTAGACCTTATCATGAACAGAGATGTTAAAGAAACTTTCATGAAAAGAGTTAGAATTATAAATGGTATCAGAGAGTTTTTAAATAAAAAAGGGTTCTTAGAAGTTGAAACTCCTATGATGCATCCAATTGTTGGAGGAGCTGCTGCAAGACCATTTATCACTCATCATAACGCTTTAGATATGGAATTATATTTAAGAATAGCTCCTGAACTTTATTTAAAAAGATTAATAATTGGTGGATTTGATAAAGTTTATGAAATTAATAGAAACTTCAGAAATGAAGGTATTTCTACTAGACATAATCCAGAATTTACAATGATGGAATTATACCAAGCTTATGCTGACTATAATGATATGATGGATTTAACTGAAAGTTTATTCCAATACCTTGCAACAGAGGTTTTAGGAGCAACTAAAATAGAGTATAATGGAAAAGAGATTGACCTTGGAAAGTTCTATAGAATTCATATGGTTGATATGATAAAAGATATTACTGGTGCTGATTTCTGGCAAAATTTAACAGTTGAAGAAGCTAAAGCTTTAGCTAAACAACACCACGTTGAAATTGCTGATCACATGACAAGTGTTGGACATATCATCAACGAGTTCTTTGAGCAAAAATGTGAAGAGCATATAGTTCAACCTACATTTATCTATGGTCACCCAGTTGAGATCTCTCCTCTAGCAAAAAGAAATGCACAAGATTCTAGATTTACAGATAGATTCGAGTTATTTATTGATGCAAGAGAATATGCAAATGCATTCTCTGAGTTAAATGACCCTGCTGATCAAAGAGGAAGATTTGAAGCTCAAGTTGAAGAGGCTTTACTAGGAAACGATGAAGCTACTGCAGTTATCGATGATGATTACATCGAGGCTTTAGAGTATGCTTTACCTCCAACAGGTGGATTAGGAATTGGTATCGATAGAGCTATAATGCTATTAACTGGTTCTCCATCAATTAGAGACGTTGTACTTTTCCCACAAATGAAAAGAAGAGACTAG
- a CDS encoding LrgB family protein — MKELLFDNAFFGIFISLIAFKIGKDIFNKFKWPILNPIFVALILIFIFMEVFNIPTSYYSKGGDILGFFIAPATVCLAIPLYKELGTLKKHYKVILIGALIGSITAILSVVLLGKLLGIQDIILLSFVPKSITTPIGIEVSKLLGGIPAITVFAIMVTGIAGNIFAPFMLKLFRIENAVAKGLGIGISSHAVGTSKAIEMGEVEGAMSALSIVIAGIITIFIAPLLLNLLK, encoded by the coding sequence ATGAAAGAACTTTTATTTGATAATGCTTTTTTTGGAATTTTTATTAGTTTAATTGCTTTTAAAATTGGAAAAGATATTTTTAATAAATTTAAATGGCCTATTTTAAATCCAATTTTTGTAGCTCTTATCCTTATTTTTATATTTATGGAAGTTTTTAATATTCCCACATCTTATTATAGTAAAGGAGGAGATATATTAGGCTTTTTTATAGCTCCTGCTACAGTATGTTTAGCTATTCCTTTATATAAAGAGCTGGGAACACTAAAAAAGCACTATAAAGTTATTTTGATTGGAGCTCTTATTGGATCTATTACCGCCATTTTGTCTGTTGTTCTTTTAGGAAAATTACTAGGTATTCAAGATATCATTCTCTTATCATTTGTTCCTAAGTCTATTACAACTCCAATTGGAATAGAAGTTAGTAAACTTCTTGGCGGAATACCTGCTATTACAGTTTTTGCTATAATGGTTACTGGAATAGCTGGAAATATTTTTGCACCATTTATGTTAAAGCTTTTTAGAATTGAAAATGCTGTTGCTAAAGGTCTTGGAATTGGGATTTCAAGTCATGCTGTAGGAACAAGCAAAGCTATTGAAATGGGAGAGGTTGAAGGAGCAATGAGTGCTCTATCTATAGTTATCGCCGGTATAATTACAATTTTTATTGCACCGCTACTTTTAAATCTTCTAAAATAA